The window GGCTTGGGCTTTGGCGTCGGAGCGGGGGTCGGAGCGGGCGTGGGCGCCGGAGTCGGCGCGGGCGCGGGTTTGGCGATCAGCTCGACGAGGTAGCTCTCCGACATCGGCCGGGTGCCGAGATTCGTCGCCGCCGCCCACAAAAGCGCGTGCACCGCGAGCGAAACGGCAATCGTGATGCCGACGGCGCGCGTTCGGCGGGGCGGGTTGATTTCAATGTACATGAACGAGGAAAGAGAAAAGAGAAAAGAGGAAAGAGACCGGAGGATCGAGGATTGAGGATTGAGGATTGAGAGTATCCAACCGAGCGTCTCCCGGAAGCCACGCGTTTCGATGCGTGATCATCGATCTTGTCTTCGCGACCATGACGCCGCCCGAATTTCGGGTGCGCTTGCGATGCCACTCAATCCTCAATCCTCGATCCTCAATCCTCGATCCTCAATCCTCGTTCGCCGGCTCGACGTTGATCGCGAACCGGCGCACGCCGTTGCGGCGCACGAGATCCACGATCTCGATGACGCGGCCGTGGAGCACGTTTTTGTCCGCGGAGATGATCGCCTGCAGGTCCGGCTCGTTGGGCAGGCGGCTTTCGATGTAGCTCACGATGTCCGGCATGGCGACCGGCTCGCCGTCCAGATGAAGCGTGCCGTCCGCGGTGATGACGACGGCGAAGTTGCGCGGCTCGGACGTCTCGCCCGTCGCGGCCTTGGGTAGCTCGACCTTGATCTGCGGCGCGACGATGAACGTCGCCGTCACCATGAAAATGATGAGCAGAACGAGCACGATGTCGACGAGCGGCGTGACGTTGATCGCCGTGATCGGCTCGTCCTCGCTGCCTTGCATCTGCGCCATCGGAATCCCTCAGGCCTGCGACGCCGGCCGCGTCAGGTGCGCGATTTTCGCCTTCGACGTGTCGCGGCTCGCGAACGCCAGCACGATGTTCGCCGCGGCGCGCGCGTCGTCCACGAAGTCGCGCTGCTTCGACTTGAAGTAGTTGAAAAACACCACCGCCGGAATCGCGACGAACAGCCCCACCGCCGTCGCGACGAGCGCCTCGGAGATGCCGGCCATCACCACATTCGGCCCCTGCGTCGCCGCGCGAGCCAGATCGTGAAACGCGCGGATGATGCCCATGACCGTGCCCAAAAGCCCGATGAACGGGGCGTTGTTGCCGATCGTCCCCAGAATGATGAGACGCCGGTCCAGGCGATTGCGTTCCAGTACGAGCCGGCTTTCCATAAGCTCGCGCAGCACGTCCGGCCCTTCGTGAAAATTCGCGAGCCCTTCACGCAACACGGCGGCCTTGATGCCCGGCTGGTTTTTCACGACGGCCAGCGCCTCGGCCGGCTTGTGCGCATCGAGTTGACGCACGAGTTGCGCTTTCAGCTCGTCGCTTTGCGAACGTTCGCGGCGGTAGTGCAAATACCGCTCGACCGCGATGGCGAACGACAACACCGAAAGGAAAAGCAACAGATATAAAATCGCGGTCGCGGACTGCGTCGATACCGAAAGCAAAAGCTGTTCGAGCCCGCCGGAAAACGCCGAATCGGCCACGGCAGCCGGCGCCGGCGTCGCCGCGATCTCGGCGATGGGCGACGCGGCGGGCGACGCGCCAATCGCAACGCCGAGCGTT of the bacterium genome contains:
- a CDS encoding YncE family protein — protein: MYIEINPPRRTRAVGITIAVSLAVHALLWAAATNLGTRPMSESYLVELIAKPAPAPTPAPTPAPTPAPTPKPKP
- a CDS encoding MotA/TolQ/ExbB proton channel family protein produces the protein MHLSTLWLALSTQAPALTPEETLGVAIGASPAASPIAEIAATPAPAAVADSAFSGGLEQLLLSVSTQSATAILYLLLFLSVLSFAIAVERYLHYRRERSQSDELKAQLVRQLDAHKPAEALAVVKNQPGIKAAVLREGLANFHEGPDVLRELMESRLVLERNRLDRRLIILGTIGNNAPFIGLLGTVMGIIRAFHDLARAATQGPNVVMAGISEALVATAVGLFVAIPAVVFFNYFKSKQRDFVDDARAAANIVLAFASRDTSKAKIAHLTRPASQA
- a CDS encoding biopolymer transporter ExbD encodes the protein MAQMQGSEDEPITAINVTPLVDIVLVLLIIFMVTATFIVAPQIKVELPKAATGETSEPRNFAVVITADGTLHLDGEPVAMPDIVSYIESRLPNEPDLQAIISADKNVLHGRVIEIVDLVRRNGVRRFAINVEPANED